From one Gemmatimonadota bacterium genomic stretch:
- the ribD gene encoding bifunctional diaminohydroxyphosphoribosylaminopyrimidine deaminase/5-amino-6-(5-phosphoribosylamino)uracil reductase RibD, whose translation MPASLSPRDRGSLQRAVELGRKGWGRVHPNPLVGCVIVRDGEVVGEGWHAEYGGPHAEVVALAAAGNRSNGAEVFVSLEPCRHQGQTPPCTDALLAAGVSRVVFGASDPGEESGGGGPLLAAKGIAVIGPAMTAEEARWENPTFFAAERERPWTALKLALSLDGRIAARAGERGTLSGREALEEVHRLRAGFDGILVGTGTAIADDPLLTVRGPVEPRIAPRRILLDATGKLGPRAQVFGDRESEVWIVTTPESPKSWRRVVEEKGAILVDVPATAGGRVDLDTAMKELRRRGIESLLCEGGGEVASSLLSSGLVDRLYLALAPRFLGEEGVPAFPGLPSPPVAGAAGAAWSFGEAPRRLGEDLWLALKPGPTEESS comes from the coding sequence GTGCCGGCTTCCCTCTCGCCTCGTGACCGCGGTTCCCTGCAACGGGCCGTGGAGCTGGGGCGAAAGGGGTGGGGTCGGGTTCACCCGAATCCCCTTGTCGGGTGTGTCATCGTGCGAGATGGAGAGGTCGTCGGAGAGGGATGGCACGCCGAATATGGCGGCCCCCACGCCGAGGTCGTCGCCCTGGCGGCCGCGGGGAATCGCAGCAACGGGGCGGAGGTGTTTGTCTCGCTGGAACCCTGCCGGCATCAGGGCCAAACTCCGCCCTGCACGGACGCCCTTCTCGCCGCCGGAGTTTCGCGGGTCGTCTTCGGGGCCTCCGATCCCGGGGAGGAGTCCGGCGGCGGAGGGCCCCTCCTCGCCGCGAAGGGGATCGCGGTCATCGGTCCCGCCATGACGGCGGAAGAGGCCCGGTGGGAGAATCCCACTTTCTTCGCCGCCGAGAGGGAGCGGCCATGGACCGCGCTCAAGCTCGCCCTCTCCCTCGACGGTCGCATCGCGGCGAGGGCGGGGGAACGCGGCACACTGTCGGGGCGTGAAGCTCTCGAGGAAGTTCATCGCCTGCGGGCGGGGTTCGATGGAATTCTCGTGGGAACAGGCACCGCCATCGCGGACGATCCCCTCCTGACGGTTCGGGGCCCCGTGGAGCCCCGAATCGCGCCGCGCCGGATCCTCCTCGATGCGACCGGCAAGCTCGGCCCGCGTGCCCAGGTGTTCGGGGACAGGGAGAGCGAGGTGTGGATCGTCACCACTCCCGAGAGCCCGAAGAGCTGGCGGCGCGTTGTGGAAGAAAAGGGTGCGATCCTGGTCGACGTCCCCGCGACCGCGGGTGGAAGGGTGGATCTGGATACGGCGATGAAAGAGTTGCGGAGACGCGGAATCGAAAGCCTTCTTTGCGAAGGGGGCGGGGAGGTGGCCTCGTCGCTGCTCAGCTCCGGGCTCGTGGACCGACTCTACCTGGCGCTCGCGCCCCGCTTCCTGGGAGAGGAAGGCGTTCCGGCCTTTCCCGGGCTACCGTCTCCCCCGGTTGCCGGCGCGGCCGGCGCGGCATGGAGCTTTGGAGAGGCGCCCCGACGGCTCGGCGAGGATCTCTGGCTCGCCCTGAAGCCGGGTCCGACGGAGGAAAGTTCCTGA
- a CDS encoding bifunctional 3,4-dihydroxy-2-butanone-4-phosphate synthase/GTP cyclohydrolase II, whose protein sequence is MPFDRIEEAIRDIRDGRMIIVADDEDRENEGDLVCAAAEVTSEHVNFMAKHGRGLICVALTRERADELDLPLMTDQNTDPNRTAFTISVDANQRFGVTTGISSHDRATTIRVLADDQSKPADLRRPGHIFPLRAQPGGVLRRVGQTEAAVDLARLAGLPPVGVICEILNPDGTMARRPQLEAFAREHSIRFVTVAQLVAYRLAKERLVRRIAEVGLPTRRGDFRLIGYESLIDDREHVALVRGEIAGKEDVLVRMHSECLTGDVFGSLRCDCGEQLDAAMARIEAEGLGAIVYLRQEGRGMGLGNKLRAYELQEQGQDTVEANLTLGFKPDLRDYGIGAQILVDLGLSRIRLLTNNPKKIVGLEGYGLEITGREPLRIEPGTHNAAYLETKRRKLGHLP, encoded by the coding sequence ATGCCGTTTGACCGTATCGAGGAAGCCATCCGGGACATCCGGGACGGCCGGATGATCATCGTGGCGGACGATGAGGATCGCGAAAACGAGGGGGACCTCGTGTGCGCGGCCGCGGAGGTCACCTCGGAGCACGTCAACTTCATGGCGAAACATGGGCGCGGCCTCATCTGCGTGGCGCTGACCCGTGAGAGGGCGGACGAGCTCGATCTTCCCCTGATGACGGATCAGAATACCGACCCGAATCGCACCGCGTTCACGATCTCGGTGGATGCGAACCAGAGATTCGGCGTGACGACGGGGATCAGCTCGCACGATCGCGCCACGACGATCCGTGTCCTCGCGGACGACCAATCCAAGCCGGCCGACCTCCGGCGCCCCGGGCACATCTTCCCCCTCCGCGCGCAGCCCGGCGGTGTGCTTCGCCGGGTGGGGCAGACCGAGGCGGCCGTCGACCTGGCACGGCTGGCCGGCCTCCCGCCCGTCGGGGTCATCTGCGAGATCCTGAATCCCGACGGGACGATGGCGCGCCGCCCGCAACTCGAAGCCTTCGCGCGCGAACACTCGATCCGCTTCGTGACCGTGGCCCAGCTGGTCGCGTATCGCCTCGCGAAGGAACGCCTCGTCCGTCGCATCGCCGAAGTCGGCCTCCCTACGCGGCGCGGAGACTTTCGCCTCATCGGCTACGAGAGCCTCATAGACGATCGGGAACACGTGGCGCTCGTGAGGGGCGAAATCGCCGGAAAAGAAGACGTCCTCGTGCGAATGCACTCGGAGTGCCTGACGGGAGATGTGTTCGGGTCGCTCCGTTGCGATTGCGGGGAGCAGCTCGATGCCGCGATGGCACGTATCGAGGCCGAGGGGCTCGGCGCGATCGTCTACCTCCGCCAGGAAGGGAGGGGGATGGGGCTCGGGAACAAGCTCCGTGCTTACGAGCTGCAGGAGCAGGGGCAGGACACGGTGGAGGCAAATCTGACGCTCGGCTTCAAGCCGGATCTCCGGGACTACGGGATCGGCGCACAGATTCTCGTGGACCTCGGGCTCTCCAGGATCCGGCTTCTCACGAACAACCCGAAAAAGATCGTCGGACTCGAGGGGTATGGGCTCGAGATCACCGGTCGCGAACCACTCCGGATCGAACCGGGGACACACAACGCCGCCTACCTCGAAACCAAACGGCGAAAGCTCGGGCACCTTCCGTGA
- the ribH gene encoding 6,7-dimethyl-8-ribityllumazine synthase: MKERVGSLDGAGRRFAIVVSRFNEVVTEELTAGALEALTTHGVSPEEIEIVRVPGAFELPGACARVIERGGVDGVVALGCVIRGDTPHFDFVAGETTRGLGELARESKLSFGFGLLTTETLEQALVRAGSGSENKGWEAALTALEMANLYGTLR; encoded by the coding sequence GTGAAGGAGCGGGTGGGGTCGCTCGACGGGGCGGGGAGGCGATTCGCCATCGTCGTTTCGCGTTTCAACGAGGTGGTGACCGAAGAGCTCACCGCGGGGGCCCTCGAAGCCCTCACCACGCACGGTGTCTCTCCCGAAGAGATCGAGATCGTGCGGGTTCCCGGGGCGTTCGAGCTTCCCGGTGCCTGCGCTCGCGTCATCGAACGAGGTGGAGTGGACGGCGTCGTCGCGCTCGGGTGCGTGATCCGCGGCGACACACCCCACTTCGACTTCGTGGCCGGCGAAACCACCCGGGGACTGGGCGAGCTCGCAAGGGAGTCGAAGCTCTCCTTCGGCTTCGGCCTTCTCACGACGGAAACTCTCGAACAGGCACTCGTTCGCGCGGGAAGCGGATCCGAGAACAAGGGGTGGGAGGCGGCGCTCACCGCCCTGGAAATGGCGAACCTCTACGGTACACTCCGGTGA
- a CDS encoding methylmalonyl-CoA mutase family protein: MTGSERRTRTDSGLPLEASYGPRDLSEDLESQLGQPGAFPFTRGIHPTMYRERLWTMRQYAGFGTAAETNARYRYLLAEGQTGLSVAFDLPTQMGLDSDDPRAGGEVGRAGVAIDSLRDMRALFEGIRLDGVSTSMTINATAPILLALYVAVAEEQGVAPEVLSGTVQNDILKEYVARGTYIFPVEPSLRLVSDLIRYCAARVPRWNPISVSGYHMREAGATAPQEVAFTFANALEYVDRVLRSGAGLEDIAPRLSFFFAAHNDFFEEVAKFRAARRLWARIMRERYGASDAACRLRFHTQTGGSTLTAQQPLNNVVRVTTQALSAVLGGTQSLHTNGYDEALALPSEAAAKLALRTQQLIAYESGVARAVDPLAGSFLVESLTDRIEEEAERYVAEIGRQGGAARALDYMQSEIQDSAYRFQKEIESGERVVVGVNRFREEGLLPPNPPAPDYAALAGVQKSHLSRLRADREKGRVDEALAALSQAAEGAGPLMPHILDAVRAMATLGEISHTLRRVWGTFDAGT; the protein is encoded by the coding sequence ATGACCGGTTCCGAACGACGGACCCGCACCGACTCGGGGTTGCCGTTGGAAGCAAGTTACGGTCCGCGCGACCTCTCCGAGGATCTGGAATCGCAGCTGGGCCAGCCCGGCGCTTTTCCCTTCACCCGCGGCATCCATCCGACCATGTACCGGGAACGGCTCTGGACGATGCGGCAGTACGCCGGCTTTGGAACCGCGGCCGAGACGAACGCGCGGTACCGTTACCTGCTCGCGGAAGGACAGACGGGGCTTTCCGTCGCCTTCGATCTTCCGACCCAGATGGGGCTCGACTCGGATGATCCGCGCGCCGGCGGAGAAGTGGGACGAGCCGGGGTCGCGATCGATTCCCTGCGTGACATGCGGGCCCTCTTCGAGGGAATCCGGCTCGACGGCGTCTCCACCTCCATGACGATCAACGCCACCGCGCCGATCCTCCTGGCCCTCTACGTTGCGGTCGCGGAAGAACAGGGCGTGGCACCGGAGGTCCTCTCGGGCACGGTCCAGAACGATATCCTCAAGGAATACGTCGCGCGCGGGACTTACATTTTCCCCGTCGAGCCTTCTCTCCGGCTGGTGTCGGATCTCATCCGGTACTGCGCCGCACGCGTTCCTCGCTGGAATCCGATCTCGGTCTCGGGTTATCACATGCGCGAAGCGGGGGCCACCGCCCCGCAGGAGGTCGCCTTCACCTTCGCGAATGCGCTCGAATATGTGGATCGCGTGCTCAGGTCCGGTGCCGGCCTCGAGGACATCGCGCCCCGCCTCTCCTTTTTCTTCGCGGCACACAACGACTTTTTCGAGGAGGTGGCGAAGTTTCGCGCGGCCCGGCGGCTCTGGGCGCGGATCATGCGCGAGCGTTACGGCGCCTCCGATGCGGCATGCCGGCTTCGCTTCCACACGCAGACGGGGGGATCGACCCTGACCGCGCAGCAGCCCCTGAACAATGTCGTACGTGTGACGACCCAGGCGCTTTCGGCGGTCCTCGGGGGAACCCAGTCTCTCCACACGAACGGTTACGACGAGGCCCTCGCACTCCCATCCGAAGCGGCGGCGAAGCTCGCCCTCCGTACCCAACAGCTCATCGCATACGAGTCCGGAGTCGCGAGGGCGGTGGACCCGCTCGCCGGAAGCTTTCTCGTCGAGAGCCTCACCGACCGGATCGAAGAGGAAGCGGAACGCTACGTCGCGGAGATCGGACGCCAGGGAGGCGCGGCGCGCGCGCTCGACTACATGCAGTCCGAAATCCAGGACTCGGCGTACCGCTTTCAGAAAGAGATCGAGTCCGGGGAGCGGGTGGTAGTCGGCGTGAACCGGTTTCGTGAGGAAGGCCTTCTTCCTCCGAATCCGCCCGCCCCCGACTATGCCGCCCTCGCGGGGGTGCAGAAGAGTCACCTGTCCCGGTTGCGGGCAGACCGGGAAAAAGGGCGGGTTGACGAAGCCCTTGCGGCCTTGAGCCAGGCCGCAGAGGGGGCTGGTCCGCTAATGCCTCACATCCTCGACGCCGTGCGGGCGATGGCGACCCTCGGCGAGATCTCGCACACGCTCAGGCGTGTCTGGGGTACCTTCGATGCCGGGACGTGA
- a CDS encoding riboflavin synthase encodes MFTGIVEGVGRVAGVEEGDGVRRIHIEADEALLADVSPGSSLAVDGACLTPVSVGGAGFLVEAIGTTVARTLAGTYVPGSRVNLERAMALGERLDGHLVQGHVDGLGFLKEIREVGEFRVLEILIPPEVHRTTLLHGSIALNGVSLTVNRLLGDDGVEVGIIPHTWENTNFRWLKAGDAVNVEGDLIGKYVGKLLRSGLRGEETKGGPADAV; translated from the coding sequence ATGTTCACCGGAATCGTGGAGGGCGTCGGGCGAGTCGCCGGCGTGGAGGAGGGGGACGGGGTGCGGCGGATCCATATCGAGGCGGATGAAGCCCTCCTCGCGGACGTTTCGCCCGGCTCTTCGCTCGCCGTGGACGGAGCTTGCCTGACCCCGGTCAGCGTCGGAGGGGCGGGATTCCTCGTCGAGGCGATTGGCACCACGGTGGCGCGGACCCTCGCCGGAACCTATGTCCCCGGAAGCCGGGTCAATCTCGAAAGGGCGATGGCCCTTGGGGAACGCCTGGACGGGCATCTGGTTCAGGGACATGTGGATGGACTAGGTTTCCTGAAGGAGATTCGCGAGGTCGGGGAATTCCGGGTCCTCGAGATCCTGATTCCGCCCGAGGTGCATCGGACGACCCTCCTCCATGGGTCGATCGCACTCAACGGAGTGAGCCTGACCGTGAACCGTCTCCTCGGCGACGATGGCGTCGAGGTCGGGATCATCCCGCACACCTGGGAAAACACCAACTTTCGATGGCTGAAAGCGGGGGACGCGGTGAACGTGGAGGGGGACCTGATCGGAAAATACGTGGGCAAGCTTCTCCGCAGCGGGTTGCGGGGCGAAGAGACGAAGGGAGGGCCGGCGGATGCCGTTTGA
- the purM gene encoding phosphoribosylformylglycinamidine cyclo-ligase, whose product MSGGRRLDYRTAGVDLDRAERDKAGFRDLLDATRDERTLSELGLFGGLYAVPGDVPEPVLVSSADGVGTKLKIAFLSGRHDTVGHDLVNHCVNDILVQGARPLFFLDYLATGPVAEGVVHAVVTGVTAGCRENECVLLGGETAQMPGFYGEGEYDLAGFIVGIVARARILDGSRVRAGDHLIGLPSAGLHTNGYTLAREILLEAAGLGVSDSVPGLEETVGEALLRPHRSYLRVLAPELEGGTIRALAHITGGGIPGNLPRSLPGTLGAKVERGSWTVPPLFEALQSLGLVEDEEMLRVFNMGVGMIAIVDPEGSGALLARLRDRGEAAWILGEVTADSGVRFV is encoded by the coding sequence ATGAGCGGGGGGCGGAGGCTCGACTACCGGACGGCGGGGGTGGACCTCGACCGCGCTGAGCGAGACAAAGCGGGGTTCCGCGATCTCCTCGACGCCACCCGCGACGAACGCACCCTTTCCGAGCTCGGACTTTTTGGGGGGCTCTACGCTGTGCCCGGGGACGTTCCGGAGCCGGTGCTCGTCTCCTCCGCGGATGGGGTCGGGACGAAGCTCAAGATCGCCTTCCTCTCCGGACGTCACGACACGGTCGGCCACGACCTGGTCAATCACTGCGTGAACGACATCCTCGTGCAGGGCGCCCGACCACTCTTTTTCCTCGACTACCTGGCCACCGGCCCGGTGGCGGAGGGAGTCGTGCACGCGGTGGTGACCGGGGTCACTGCCGGGTGCCGAGAAAACGAGTGTGTCCTCCTCGGGGGTGAAACGGCCCAGATGCCGGGCTTCTACGGTGAGGGCGAGTACGATCTGGCCGGCTTCATCGTGGGGATTGTAGCGCGGGCCCGAATCCTGGACGGATCCAGGGTCCGGGCCGGCGATCACCTGATCGGCCTTCCCTCGGCGGGGCTCCACACGAACGGGTACACGCTCGCCCGGGAGATTCTCCTCGAAGCCGCCGGGCTCGGCGTGTCAGATTCCGTTCCCGGGCTCGAGGAAACGGTCGGAGAGGCCCTCCTGCGGCCCCATCGCAGCTACCTCCGGGTGCTGGCGCCGGAACTGGAGGGGGGAACGATTCGGGCCCTCGCGCACATCACCGGGGGGGGGATCCCCGGAAATCTTCCGCGTTCTCTGCCGGGGACGCTCGGGGCGAAGGTCGAGCGGGGGAGCTGGACGGTGCCCCCCCTCTTCGAGGCGCTCCAGTCGCTCGGATTGGTGGAGGATGAGGAGATGCTAAGGGTCTTCAACATGGGTGTCGGCATGATCGCGATCGTGGATCCGGAGGGTTCCGGCGCCCTCCTCGCCCGGCTCCGTGACCGCGGGGAGGCCGCCTGGATCCTCGGTGAGGTCACCGCCGACTCCGGCGTGCGATTTGTATGA
- a CDS encoding biotin/lipoyl-containing protein: MDLTVQVEGRSFHVRIGKDGTEVDGKPVDVELAPRGLGPVRSTRVDGRSLRVVPERNGTGAWSLEVGGVRRRVEVMDPGEAAMRRIRAASTDSGGPPPVRAPMPGLVVRVEVQVGDLVEAGGGIMIVEAMKMENELRAVGAGRVRAVHAREGEAVEKDQILVEFEKSEGGE; the protein is encoded by the coding sequence ATGGATCTCACGGTTCAGGTCGAGGGCCGCTCCTTTCATGTGCGAATCGGAAAGGACGGGACCGAGGTGGACGGCAAGCCGGTCGATGTCGAGCTCGCCCCACGGGGACTCGGCCCCGTTCGCAGTACCCGGGTGGATGGTCGCTCCCTCCGTGTCGTTCCGGAGCGGAACGGGACGGGGGCGTGGTCGCTCGAAGTCGGCGGAGTGAGGCGACGCGTCGAGGTCATGGACCCGGGAGAAGCCGCGATGCGCCGCATCCGCGCCGCATCCACCGATTCGGGAGGCCCTCCTCCCGTCCGCGCGCCGATGCCGGGACTCGTCGTGCGGGTCGAGGTCCAGGTCGGCGACCTGGTCGAAGCCGGCGGAGGAATCATGATCGTCGAGGCGATGAAGATGGAAAACGAGCTCCGGGCCGTGGGCGCGGGTCGGGTGCGCGCAGTGCATGCCCGCGAAGGCGAGGCGGTGGAAAAGGATCAGATCCTGGTCGAATTCGAGAAGTCCGAGGGAGGGGAATGA
- a CDS encoding PfkB family carbohydrate kinase, which translates to MAILAVGSVALDSLETPFGSAEDTLGGSVVHFSAAASLFAPVQVVGVVGDDYPLAELDFLKERGVDLSGLEAAPGESFRWSGRYTHDLSSPETLETKLGVFADFHPRIPKEFRSPDIVFLGNIDPTLQLEVLDQVETPRLVACDTMNFWIVGKRDDLLRLLERVDLLIVNDGEIRQLADDPNLVRAARWVQRRGPARVMVKKGEHGAVLFDRDEIFFVPGYPLEDLNDPTGAGDSFAGGVLGFLHNVEVLSPAALRGAAVVGSAIGSFAVEDFGVRRLARLSPREVASRVQEIGRMTQFDLALAGMGVEG; encoded by the coding sequence ATGGCGATCCTCGCGGTGGGGAGCGTGGCGCTCGACTCGCTCGAGACTCCCTTCGGGAGTGCCGAAGACACCCTGGGCGGATCCGTGGTCCACTTTTCGGCAGCGGCTTCACTTTTTGCGCCGGTGCAGGTTGTCGGCGTGGTCGGGGATGACTATCCGCTGGCGGAGCTCGACTTCCTGAAAGAGCGGGGAGTGGATCTGAGTGGTCTCGAGGCGGCTCCGGGGGAGAGCTTCCGCTGGTCGGGAAGATACACGCACGACCTCTCCTCGCCCGAAACGCTGGAGACGAAACTGGGAGTCTTCGCAGACTTTCATCCCCGTATTCCAAAGGAGTTTAGGTCACCTGATATCGTGTTTCTCGGCAACATCGATCCCACCCTCCAGCTGGAAGTGCTCGACCAGGTGGAAACTCCTCGGCTCGTCGCCTGCGACACGATGAACTTCTGGATCGTGGGGAAACGGGACGACCTCCTCCGCCTCCTGGAGCGGGTGGACCTTCTCATCGTGAACGATGGCGAAATCCGGCAGCTCGCCGACGACCCCAATCTGGTGCGCGCCGCCCGGTGGGTTCAGCGCCGTGGCCCGGCTCGGGTCATGGTCAAGAAAGGGGAGCACGGCGCGGTCCTCTTCGACCGGGATGAGATCTTCTTCGTTCCCGGGTATCCGCTGGAGGACCTGAACGACCCGACCGGCGCGGGGGACAGCTTCGCCGGGGGAGTCCTCGGGTTCCTGCACAACGTGGAGGTACTCTCGCCGGCCGCGCTCCGGGGGGCTGCGGTCGTCGGGTCGGCGATCGGGTCCTTCGCCGTCGAAGACTTCGGGGTCCGCCGTCTGGCGCGGCTGAGTCCGCGGGAAGTGGCCTCCCGCGTTCAGGAGATTGGGCGGATGACGCAATTCGACCTCGCGCTCGCGGGGATGGGGGTCGAGGGATGA
- a CDS encoding FmdB family zinc ribbon protein, protein MPTYEYRCPKGHEFELFQRMSDEPRARCPTCGAAAARLLSSGAGFLFKGEGFYITDSRSEDYRKAAKSEGKGGGDAAGTEGGSAKPPAAGEEKDPPVKESPAAPPPSTKTAPKKKGGASSSAP, encoded by the coding sequence ATGCCTACCTACGAATACCGCTGCCCGAAGGGCCACGAGTTCGAACTCTTCCAGAGGATGTCGGACGAGCCACGGGCGAGGTGCCCCACCTGTGGCGCCGCAGCGGCCCGGCTCCTCTCGTCGGGCGCCGGATTTCTCTTCAAGGGAGAAGGCTTCTACATCACCGACTCCCGCTCCGAGGACTATCGCAAGGCCGCGAAGTCCGAGGGGAAGGGGGGCGGGGATGCGGCCGGAACAGAGGGGGGCTCGGCCAAACCTCCGGCCGCGGGAGAAGAGAAGGACCCGCCCGTGAAGGAGAGCCCGGCTGCGCCACCCCCTTCCACGAAAACCGCGCCCAAGAAGAAGGGCGGCGCCTCCTCGTCCGCGCCCTGA
- a CDS encoding cupin domain-containing protein has protein sequence MSEGMIGGGQLRRTHAKSLAAPFLEFDLGRELELLHREAEWANGQNARTLAKYPDLRIVLIALKAHAGMQEHSAGGRVSIHTLKGQIRVGALGRTFRLPTGGLLTLDQGIPHDVEALEDSAFLLTVSWAGREQEPPSPQPIDD, from the coding sequence ATGTCCGAAGGAATGATCGGAGGTGGACAACTTCGTCGAACTCACGCGAAGTCGCTCGCGGCGCCTTTTTTGGAGTTCGACCTCGGCAGGGAGCTCGAGCTCCTCCACCGCGAAGCCGAGTGGGCGAACGGCCAGAACGCGCGCACGCTCGCGAAGTATCCGGACCTCCGGATCGTCCTCATCGCGCTGAAGGCGCACGCGGGAATGCAGGAGCATTCGGCGGGCGGACGAGTTTCCATTCATACCCTGAAGGGCCAGATCCGGGTGGGGGCACTGGGCCGGACCTTCCGTCTCCCCACCGGAGGCCTTCTCACGCTGGACCAGGGAATTCCACACGACGTGGAGGCGCTCGAAGACAGCGCCTTCCTCCTGACCGTGTCCTGGGCGGGGCGGGAGCAAGAGCCACCTTCACCCCAACCGATCGACGATTAG
- the nusB gene encoding transcription antitermination factor NusB codes for MTAGTRVGTLSASERVQRVRARSWALQVLYAWESTTPHRPLEDAMEDVFRTRRVAPTRKPFIRRHLALVKDHLPEIDRALRDAMENWRLERLSRVDRSVLRLATAELLFAEETPQKVALQEGVRLAGQYGGDDSHRFVNGVLDAVYRANPRKTPSS; via the coding sequence GTGACGGCGGGCACCCGCGTGGGAACGCTTTCGGCGTCCGAGCGAGTGCAGCGGGTGCGCGCCCGCTCCTGGGCGCTCCAGGTGCTCTACGCCTGGGAGAGCACGACCCCGCACCGTCCGCTCGAGGACGCGATGGAAGACGTATTCCGGACGCGACGGGTCGCGCCCACCCGGAAGCCCTTCATCCGCCGCCACCTGGCGCTCGTGAAGGACCACCTTCCCGAAATCGACCGTGCCCTCCGGGACGCGATGGAGAACTGGCGGCTGGAGCGGCTCTCGCGGGTGGACCGGTCGGTCCTTCGGCTCGCCACGGCCGAGCTCCTCTTCGCGGAGGAGACTCCTCAGAAAGTGGCGCTCCAGGAGGGCGTTCGCCTCGCCGGGCAATACGGCGGCGACGACTCCCACCGGTTTGTGAACGGTGTGCTCGACGCCGTGTACCGGGCCAACCCGCGGAAGACTCCATCCTCCTGA
- the argS gene encoding arginine--tRNA ligase: protein MSQDALRALLEGIVRDLGVADPEIQLERPRDPTHGDLATNIALTLASRLRRPPRAIAEAIAAKIAPGSAGVDSVEVAGPGFLNFRISAGSVGELLTQALEQDERFGRTDAGGGEPILLEFVSANPTGLLHLGHGRQAALGDAIGALLEWTGWVVSREFYYNDAGRQIERLAESVLARYRQHFGVETEIPEDGYHGEILVEIAAELAREDGDRWLSASLPVALERMRAFAVGRLREEQDRDLTTFGVHFDRYFLESSLYEDGKVTETIERLRGTGLVYDLEGAIWLRTSELGDQKDRVMVKSDGSPTYFLPDVAYHLTKWERGFHHAINVQGSDHHGTVARVRAGLRALGLPPAYPEYLLHQMVTVEKEGREVKFSKRAGDYVTLRDLMEQVGVDVTRYFFLMRKPEAHLIFDLDQALDQSDRNPVYKVKYAHARMCSIFRKADVAHGEVGPGYGDPSLLVDERERSLIQQLGAFPEAVAGAAEARAPHLVCEYLDRTAGEVNSWYHAGNPTRDPKLAVLVDDPELRRARLVLAHAVRIVLRNGLGLLGLEAPEQMTRGASPEEGEER, encoded by the coding sequence ATGTCTCAGGACGCACTTCGCGCCCTTTTAGAGGGGATCGTTCGGGATCTCGGCGTCGCCGACCCCGAGATCCAGCTCGAACGCCCGCGAGACCCGACACACGGAGATCTCGCGACAAACATCGCCCTGACGCTGGCCTCGCGGCTTCGGAGGCCGCCCCGCGCGATCGCCGAGGCGATCGCCGCGAAGATCGCTCCGGGGAGCGCCGGCGTGGACTCCGTCGAGGTGGCGGGACCCGGGTTCCTGAACTTCCGGATCTCGGCCGGGAGCGTCGGCGAGCTGCTGACCCAAGCGCTCGAGCAAGACGAGCGCTTCGGCCGGACCGACGCGGGGGGAGGTGAGCCAATCCTCCTGGAGTTCGTCTCCGCGAATCCGACCGGGCTCCTCCACCTGGGGCATGGGAGGCAAGCCGCCCTGGGGGACGCTATCGGGGCCCTCCTCGAATGGACGGGGTGGGTCGTCTCGAGGGAGTTCTACTACAACGACGCGGGGCGGCAGATCGAACGGCTCGCCGAGAGCGTCCTCGCGAGGTATCGCCAGCACTTCGGCGTCGAGACGGAAATTCCCGAAGATGGGTATCACGGGGAGATCCTGGTCGAGATCGCGGCCGAGTTGGCGCGGGAGGATGGCGACCGGTGGCTGTCGGCCTCCCTTCCCGTTGCCCTAGAACGAATGCGGGCCTTCGCCGTGGGGCGGCTCCGGGAGGAGCAGGATCGCGACCTTACGACCTTCGGCGTTCACTTCGACCGGTATTTCCTCGAATCATCGCTCTACGAGGACGGGAAGGTCACGGAGACGATCGAGCGCCTGCGCGGAACCGGCCTCGTCTACGACCTCGAGGGCGCGATCTGGCTCCGCACCTCGGAGCTCGGGGACCAAAAGGACCGCGTCATGGTCAAGTCCGACGGCTCCCCAACCTATTTCCTCCCGGACGTCGCCTACCACCTGACGAAATGGGAACGAGGCTTCCACCACGCGATCAACGTGCAGGGATCGGACCATCATGGCACGGTGGCGCGAGTGCGAGCCGGGCTCCGAGCCCTGGGACTTCCTCCCGCATATCCCGAGTACCTCCTCCACCAGATGGTGACCGTGGAAAAAGAAGGGCGGGAGGTCAAGTTCTCGAAGCGTGCCGGTGACTACGTCACCCTCCGAGACCTGATGGAACAGGTGGGAGTGGACGTGACCCGCTACTTCTTCCTCATGCGAAAGCCGGAAGCGCACCTCATCTTCGACCTCGATCAGGCGCTCGATCAATCGGACCGGAATCCCGTCTATAAGGTGAAATACGCGCATGCGCGCATGTGCTCGATCTTTCGAAAGGCGGACGTAGCGCACGGAGAGGTCGGTCCCGGGTATGGGGATCCCTCGCTTCTCGTGGACGAGCGCGAGCGGTCCCTGATCCAGCAGCTCGGGGCTTTTCCCGAGGCCGTGGCGGGTGCCGCTGAGGCCCGCGCCCCGCACCTCGTTTGCGAGTACCTGGACCGGACCGCGGGCGAGGTCAATTCATGGTACCATGCGGGAAACCCCACGAGGGATCCGAAGCTCGCCGTCCTCGTGGACGACCCGGAGCTCCGCCGCGCGCGGCTCGTGCTCGCCCATGCGGTCAGGATCGTCCTGCGAAACGGCCTGGGCCTCCTGGGGCTCGAGGCGCCGGAGCAAATGACCCGAGGCGCGAGTCCAGAGGAAGGAGAGGAGAGGTAG